A window from Canis lupus familiaris isolate Mischka breed German Shepherd chromosome 18, alternate assembly UU_Cfam_GSD_1.0, whole genome shotgun sequence encodes these proteins:
- the LRFN4 gene encoding leucine-rich repeat and fibronectin type-III domain-containing protein 4, whose amino-acid sequence MAPPLLLLLLASGAAACPLPCVCQNLSESLSTLCAHRGLLFVPPNVDRRTVELRLADNFIQALGPPDFRNMTGLVDLTLSRNAITRIGARAFGDLESLRSLHLDGNRLVELGAGSLRGPVNLQHLILSGNQLGRISPGAFDDFLDSLEDLDLSYNNLRQVPWAGIGAMPALHTLNLDHNLIDALPPGAFAQLGQLSRLDLTSNRLATLAPDPLFSRGRDAEASPAPLVLSFSGNPLHCNCELLWLRRLARPDDLETCASPPGLAGRYFWAVPEGEFSCEPPLIARHTQRLWVLEGQRATLRCRALGDPAPTMHWVGPDDRLVGNSSRARAFPNGTLEIGVTGSGDAGGYTCIATNPAGEATAHVELRVLALPHGGNGSTEGGRPGPSDIAASARTAAEGEGTLESEPAVQVTEVTATSGLVSWGPGRPADPVWMFQIQYNSSEDETLIYRIVPASSHHFLLKHLVPGADYDLCLLALSPAAGPSDLTATRLLGCAHFSTLPAAPLCHALQAHVLGGTLTVAVGGVLVAALLVFTVALLVRGRGAGNGRLPLKLSHVQSQTNGGPSPTPKAHPPRSPPPRPQRSCSLDLGDASGCYGYARRLGGAWARRSHSVHGGLLGAGCRGVGGSMEQLEESVV is encoded by the exons ATGGCCCCGccactcctgctgctgctgctggccagTGGAGCGGccgcctgccccctgccctgtgtCTGCCAGAACCTTTCCGAATCGCTCAGCACCCTCTGTGCCCACCGAGGCCTGCTGTTTGTGCCACCCAACGTGGACCGGCGCACAGTGGAGTTGCGGCTGGCTGACAACTTCATCCAGGCCTTGGGGCCACCAGACTTTAGAAACATGACAGGGTTGGTGGACCTGACGCTGTCCCGAAACGCCATCACCCGCATCGGGGCCCGCGCTTTTGGGGACCTGGAAAGCCTGCGCTCCCTGCACCTGGATGGCAACAGGCTGGTGGAGCTGGGCGCCGGCAGCCTACGGGGCCCTGTCAACCTGCAGCACCTCATCCTCAGTGGCAACCAGCTGGGCCGCATCTCACCTGGGGCCTTCGATGACTTCCTGGACAGCCTAGAGGACCTGGACTTGTCCTACAACAACCTGCGGCAGGTACCCTGGGCCGGAATCGGTGCCATGCCTGCCCTGCACACCCTCAACCTGGACCACAACCTCATCGATGCACTGCCCCCGGGTGCCTTTGCACAGCTCGGCCAGCTCTCCCGTCTTGACCTCACCTCCAACCGCCTGGCCACACTGGCACCCGACCCGCTCTTTTCCCGGGGGCGCGACGCAGAGGCCTCGCCTGCCCCCCTGGTGCTGAGCTTCAGCGGGAACCCCCTGCACTGCAACTGCGAGCTGCTGTGGCTGCGGCGGCTGGCCCGGCCTGACGACCTAGAGACGTGCGCCTCCCCTCCAGGCCTGGCTGGCCGCTACTTCTGGGCAGTGCCCGAGGGCGAGTTCTCCTGTGAGCCTCCCCTCATTGCCCGCCACACACAGCGCCTCTGGGTGCTGGAGGGCCAGCGGGCCACGCTGCGGTGCCGGGCCCTTGGCGACCCTGCGCCCACCATGCACTGGGTTGGCCCCGATGACCGGCTGGTTGGCAACTCCTCTCGAGCCCGGGCTTTCCCCAACGGGACCCTGGAGATTGGGGTGACAGGCTCTGGGGACGCGGGGGGCTACACGTGCATTGCCACCAACCCTGCTGGTGAGGCCACAGCCCACGTAGAGCTACGAGTGCTGGCCCTGCCCCATGGTGGGAATGGCAGCACTGAGGGGGGCCGCCCTGGGCCCTCGGACATTGCTGCCTCAGCCCGCACTGCTGCTGAGGGCGAGGGGACACTCGAGTCTGAGCCGGCTGTGCAGGTGACGGAGGTGACTGCCACCTCAGGGCTTGTGAgctgggggccggggcggccAGCAGACCCCGTGTGGATGTTCCAAATCCAGTATAACAGCAGCGAGGACGAGACCCTCATCTACCG GATCGTCCCAGCCTCCAGCCACCACTTCCTGCTGAAGCACCTAGTCCCTGGTGCCGACTATGACCTCTGCCTGCTGGCCCTGTCACCTGCCGCTGGACCTTCCGACCTCACAGCCACGAGGCTGCTGGGCTGTGCCCACTTCTCCACACTACCGGCTGCACCCCTGTGCCACGCCCTGCAGGCCCATGTGCTGGGCGGGACCCTGACCGTGGCCGTGGGGGGTGTGCTGGTGGCTGCCTTACTGGTCTTCACTGTGGCCTTGCTGGTtcggggccggggggccgggaaTGGCCGCCTCCCCCTCAAGCTCAGCCACGTCCAATCCCAGACCAATGGAGGCCCCAGCCCCACGCCCAAGGCCCACCCGCCACGGAGCCCACCACCTCGGCCCCAACGCAGCTGCTCCCTGGACCTGGGAGACGCCAGCGGGTGCTACGGTTATGCCAGGCGCCTTGGAGGGGCCTGGGCCCGGAGGAGCCACTCCGTGCATGGGGGGCTGCTCGGGGCTGGgtgccggggggtggggggcagcatgGAGCAGCTGGAGGAGAGTGTGGTGTGA
- the RCE1 gene encoding CAAX prenyl protease 2 isoform X1, which yields MAALGGDGLRLLSVSRPERQPESAALGGPGPGLCCWVSVFSCLSLACSYVGSLYVWKSELPRDHPAVIKRRFTSVLVVSSLSPLCVLLWRELTGIQPGTSLLTLMGFRLEGIFPAALLPLLLTMILFLGPLMQLSMDCPCDLADGLKVVLAPRSWARCLTDMRWLRNQVIAPLTEELVFRACMLPMLAPCTGLGPAVFTCPLFFGVAHFHHIFEQLRFRQSSVGSIFLSAEEHTGVVTRGLPVSSVPVLLHSCLRCLHCFPLHPHRTPDWASSLPLLLQLHGLSCCMCGPGASAETAPAGRLCSGCGTLPASAPAPHGPQTLRQPSPLCAFGASRGLRGSLVLLTHAPVHAPMNSHGLPSPSPSRGTAEGRSWLGSPRSQEFL from the exons ATGGCGGCGCTGGGCGGGGATGGGCTGCGCCTGCTGTCGGTATCGCGGCCGGAGCGGCAACCCGAGTCGGCGGCCCTGGGCggtccaggccctgggctgtgctGCTGGGTGTCAGTGTTCTCCTGTCTCAGCCTCGCCTGCTCCTACGTGGGCAGCCTCTACGTCTGGAAGAGCGAGCTGCCCAG GGACCACCCTGCCGTTATCAAGCGGCGCTTCACTAGCGTCTTGGTGGTGTCCAGTCTCTCGCCCCTCTGCGTGCTACTTTGGAGAGAACTCACAGGCATCCAG CCAGGCACATCCCTGCTCACCCTGATGGGCTTCAGGCTGGAGGGCATTTTCCCAGCAGCACTGCTGCCCTTGCTGCTGACCATG ATCCTTTTCCTGGGCCCACTAATGCAGCTCTCTATGGATTGTCCATGTGACCTGGCAGATGGCTTGAAGGTTGTCTTAG CCCCTCGCTCCTGGGCCCGCTGCCTCACAGACATGCGTTGGCTGCGGAACCAAGTGATCGCACCCCTGACAGAGGAACTGGTATTCCGGGCCTGCATGCTGCCCATGTTAGCACCATGCACGGGCCTGGGCCCTGCCGTGTTCACCTGCCCACTCTTCTTTGGAGTTG CCCATTTTCACCACATTTTTGAACAGCTTCGTTTCCGCCAGAGCAGTGTGGGGAGCATCTTCTTGTCTGCAG AAGAGCATACAGGTGTGGTCACTCGAGGCCTCCCCGTCTCCAGCGTTCCAGTTCTCCTACACAGCTGTCTTCGGTGCCTACACTGCTTTCCTCTTCATCCGCACAG GACACCTGATTGGGCCAGTTCTTTGCCACTCCTTCTGCAATTACATGGGCTTTCCTGCTGTATGTGCGGCCCTGGAGCATCCGCAGAGACGGCCCCTGCTGGCAGGCTATGCTCTGGGTGTGGGactcttcctgcttctgctccaGCCCCTCACGGACCCCAAACTCTACGGCAGCCTTCCCCTTTGTGTGCTTTTGGAGCGAGCAGGGGACTCAGAGGCTCCCTTGTGCTCCTGACCCATGCTCCTGTACATGCTCCTATGAACTCTCACgggctccccagcccctccccatcaAGGGGTACTGCAGAGGGGAGGAGCTGGCTGGGGTCCCCGAGATCTCAGGAATTTTTGTAG
- the RCE1 gene encoding CAAX prenyl protease 2 isoform X4, with product MGFRLEGIFPAALLPLLLTMILFLGPLMQLSMDCPCDLADGLKVVLAPRSWARCLTDMRWLRNQVIAPLTEELVFRACMLPMLAPCTGLGPAVFTCPLFFGVAHFHHIFEQLRFRQSSVGSIFLSAEEHTGVVTRGLPVSSVPVLLHSCLRCLHCFPLHPHRTPDWASSLPLLLQLHGLSCCMCGPGASAETAPAGRLCSGCGTLPASAPAPHGPQTLRQPSPLCAFGASRGLRGSLVLLTHAPVHAPMNSHGLPSPSPSRGTAEGRSWLGSPRSQEFL from the exons ATGGGCTTCAGGCTGGAGGGCATTTTCCCAGCAGCACTGCTGCCCTTGCTGCTGACCATG ATCCTTTTCCTGGGCCCACTAATGCAGCTCTCTATGGATTGTCCATGTGACCTGGCAGATGGCTTGAAGGTTGTCTTAG CCCCTCGCTCCTGGGCCCGCTGCCTCACAGACATGCGTTGGCTGCGGAACCAAGTGATCGCACCCCTGACAGAGGAACTGGTATTCCGGGCCTGCATGCTGCCCATGTTAGCACCATGCACGGGCCTGGGCCCTGCCGTGTTCACCTGCCCACTCTTCTTTGGAGTTG CCCATTTTCACCACATTTTTGAACAGCTTCGTTTCCGCCAGAGCAGTGTGGGGAGCATCTTCTTGTCTGCAG AAGAGCATACAGGTGTGGTCACTCGAGGCCTCCCCGTCTCCAGCGTTCCAGTTCTCCTACACAGCTGTCTTCGGTGCCTACACTGCTTTCCTCTTCATCCGCACAG GACACCTGATTGGGCCAGTTCTTTGCCACTCCTTCTGCAATTACATGGGCTTTCCTGCTGTATGTGCGGCCCTGGAGCATCCGCAGAGACGGCCCCTGCTGGCAGGCTATGCTCTGGGTGTGGGactcttcctgcttctgctccaGCCCCTCACGGACCCCAAACTCTACGGCAGCCTTCCCCTTTGTGTGCTTTTGGAGCGAGCAGGGGACTCAGAGGCTCCCTTGTGCTCCTGACCCATGCTCCTGTACATGCTCCTATGAACTCTCACgggctccccagcccctccccatcaAGGGGTACTGCAGAGGGGAGGAGCTGGCTGGGGTCCCCGAGATCTCAGGAATTTTTGTAG
- the RCE1 gene encoding CAAX prenyl protease 2 isoform X2: protein MAALGGDGLRLLSVSRPERQPESAALGGPGPGLCCWVSVFSCLSLACSYVGSLYVWKSELPRDHPAVIKRRFTSVLVVSSLSPLCVLLWRELTGIQPGTSLLTLMGFRLEGIFPAALLPLLLTMILFLGPLMQLSMDCPCDLADGLKVVLAPRSWARCLTDMRWLRNQVIAPLTEELVFRACMLPMLAPCTGLGPAVFTCPLFFGVAHFHHIFEQLRFRQSSVGSIFLSAAFQFSYTAVFGAYTAFLFIRTGHLIGPVLCHSFCNYMGFPAVCAALEHPQRRPLLAGYALGVGLFLLLLQPLTDPKLYGSLPLCVLLERAGDSEAPLCS, encoded by the exons ATGGCGGCGCTGGGCGGGGATGGGCTGCGCCTGCTGTCGGTATCGCGGCCGGAGCGGCAACCCGAGTCGGCGGCCCTGGGCggtccaggccctgggctgtgctGCTGGGTGTCAGTGTTCTCCTGTCTCAGCCTCGCCTGCTCCTACGTGGGCAGCCTCTACGTCTGGAAGAGCGAGCTGCCCAG GGACCACCCTGCCGTTATCAAGCGGCGCTTCACTAGCGTCTTGGTGGTGTCCAGTCTCTCGCCCCTCTGCGTGCTACTTTGGAGAGAACTCACAGGCATCCAG CCAGGCACATCCCTGCTCACCCTGATGGGCTTCAGGCTGGAGGGCATTTTCCCAGCAGCACTGCTGCCCTTGCTGCTGACCATG ATCCTTTTCCTGGGCCCACTAATGCAGCTCTCTATGGATTGTCCATGTGACCTGGCAGATGGCTTGAAGGTTGTCTTAG CCCCTCGCTCCTGGGCCCGCTGCCTCACAGACATGCGTTGGCTGCGGAACCAAGTGATCGCACCCCTGACAGAGGAACTGGTATTCCGGGCCTGCATGCTGCCCATGTTAGCACCATGCACGGGCCTGGGCCCTGCCGTGTTCACCTGCCCACTCTTCTTTGGAGTTG CCCATTTTCACCACATTTTTGAACAGCTTCGTTTCCGCCAGAGCAGTGTGGGGAGCATCTTCTTGTCTGCAG CGTTCCAGTTCTCCTACACAGCTGTCTTCGGTGCCTACACTGCTTTCCTCTTCATCCGCACAG GACACCTGATTGGGCCAGTTCTTTGCCACTCCTTCTGCAATTACATGGGCTTTCCTGCTGTATGTGCGGCCCTGGAGCATCCGCAGAGACGGCCCCTGCTGGCAGGCTATGCTCTGGGTGTGGGactcttcctgcttctgctccaGCCCCTCACGGACCCCAAACTCTACGGCAGCCTTCCCCTTTGTGTGCTTTTGGAGCGAGCAGGGGACTCAGAGGCTCCCTTGTGCTCCTGA
- the RCE1 gene encoding CAAX prenyl protease 2 isoform X3, with product MAALGGDGLRLLSVSRPERQPESAALGGPGPGLCCWVSVFSCLSLACSYVGSLYVWKSELPRDHPAVIKRRFTSVLVVSSLSPLCVLLWRELTGIQPGTSLLTLMGFRLEGIFPAALLPLLLTMILFLGPLMQLSMDCPCDLADGLKVVLAPRSWARCLTDMRWLRNQVIAPLTEELVFRACMLPMLAPCTGLGPAVFTCPLFFGVAHFHHIFEQLRFRQSSVGSIFLSAGHLIGPVLCHSFCNYMGFPAVCAALEHPQRRPLLAGYALGVGLFLLLLQPLTDPKLYGSLPLCVLLERAGDSEAPLCS from the exons ATGGCGGCGCTGGGCGGGGATGGGCTGCGCCTGCTGTCGGTATCGCGGCCGGAGCGGCAACCCGAGTCGGCGGCCCTGGGCggtccaggccctgggctgtgctGCTGGGTGTCAGTGTTCTCCTGTCTCAGCCTCGCCTGCTCCTACGTGGGCAGCCTCTACGTCTGGAAGAGCGAGCTGCCCAG GGACCACCCTGCCGTTATCAAGCGGCGCTTCACTAGCGTCTTGGTGGTGTCCAGTCTCTCGCCCCTCTGCGTGCTACTTTGGAGAGAACTCACAGGCATCCAG CCAGGCACATCCCTGCTCACCCTGATGGGCTTCAGGCTGGAGGGCATTTTCCCAGCAGCACTGCTGCCCTTGCTGCTGACCATG ATCCTTTTCCTGGGCCCACTAATGCAGCTCTCTATGGATTGTCCATGTGACCTGGCAGATGGCTTGAAGGTTGTCTTAG CCCCTCGCTCCTGGGCCCGCTGCCTCACAGACATGCGTTGGCTGCGGAACCAAGTGATCGCACCCCTGACAGAGGAACTGGTATTCCGGGCCTGCATGCTGCCCATGTTAGCACCATGCACGGGCCTGGGCCCTGCCGTGTTCACCTGCCCACTCTTCTTTGGAGTTG CCCATTTTCACCACATTTTTGAACAGCTTCGTTTCCGCCAGAGCAGTGTGGGGAGCATCTTCTTGTCTGCAG GACACCTGATTGGGCCAGTTCTTTGCCACTCCTTCTGCAATTACATGGGCTTTCCTGCTGTATGTGCGGCCCTGGAGCATCCGCAGAGACGGCCCCTGCTGGCAGGCTATGCTCTGGGTGTGGGactcttcctgcttctgctccaGCCCCTCACGGACCCCAAACTCTACGGCAGCCTTCCCCTTTGTGTGCTTTTGGAGCGAGCAGGGGACTCAGAGGCTCCCTTGTGCTCCTGA